Proteins encoded by one window of Kribbella flavida DSM 17836:
- a CDS encoding ABC transporter permease, whose product MVVRTIARLTLSTLFGHRRGVLLFIMPGVFLALCVLLALTVDDKDGLAPALLQQLGLAVILPLVALVAGTGALASEIDDGSIVYLLSKPVKRSTIVLTKALVAFGVIVALGAVPMLVAGIVLAPDDVQTAVAFGIGAAVAGAAYTAIFLALSVFSGNAVTIGLFYSLLWESVMGQYVDGAKVLSIQQWSLAVIHELTDGLNVESAVKLPIASILLIAVTVLGLTLAITKLRSLVLSSAE is encoded by the coding sequence ATGGTGGTCCGGACGATCGCGCGACTGACGCTGTCCACGCTCTTCGGGCACCGGCGCGGCGTGCTGCTGTTCATAATGCCCGGCGTGTTCCTGGCGCTGTGCGTGCTGCTGGCCCTGACCGTCGACGACAAGGACGGCCTGGCGCCGGCCCTGCTGCAGCAGCTCGGGCTGGCGGTGATCCTGCCGCTGGTCGCGCTGGTGGCCGGCACCGGAGCGCTGGCGAGCGAGATCGACGACGGCTCGATCGTCTACCTGCTGAGCAAGCCGGTCAAGCGGTCGACCATCGTGCTGACCAAGGCGCTGGTCGCGTTCGGCGTGATCGTCGCGCTCGGCGCGGTGCCGATGCTGGTCGCCGGCATCGTGCTCGCCCCGGACGACGTGCAGACAGCGGTTGCCTTCGGCATCGGTGCGGCGGTGGCCGGGGCGGCGTACACGGCGATCTTCCTGGCGCTGTCGGTATTCTCGGGCAACGCGGTGACCATCGGGCTGTTCTACTCCCTACTCTGGGAGAGCGTGATGGGCCAGTACGTCGACGGCGCGAAGGTGCTGTCGATCCAGCAGTGGTCGCTCGCGGTGATCCACGAACTCACCGACGGCCTGAACGTCGAGTCAGCGGTGAAACTTCCGATCGCAAGCATCCTGCTGATCGCCGTCACCGTACTCGGCCTCACCCTCGCCATCACCAAACTCCGCTCGCTGGTGCTTTCCAGCGCGGAGTAG
- a CDS encoding GNAT family N-acetyltransferase — translation MDLRPAVPDDAEAVSAVRRAVYSYSVMSPATTRHDIEAVVPEQRALRLVAEVDGRVVGWGAAGINTWTSDAGQAWLTVYVHPEHRLRGIGGALVGQLHEHLGEVGAVRVRTFATPAGLDFAKRRGYDGSRLMHYAGLDPRVLPEQPPTPEGIRLVGFDEVEPRQAYTADTIASLDEPGDSPLDAIDYDEWLREIWQGPALDKALSVAAMAGDEMVAFTAVETDGDRAWAGMTGTVPAYRGRGLAKLVKSVALRRAAAAGVTGAFTSNDDENGPMLAVNNWLGYRRVETQTGLLRTL, via the coding sequence ATGGATCTCAGGCCGGCGGTACCCGACGACGCCGAGGCGGTCTCCGCCGTCCGCCGGGCCGTCTACTCGTACTCCGTGATGTCACCGGCGACGACGCGGCACGACATCGAGGCGGTCGTGCCGGAGCAGCGCGCGCTGAGACTGGTCGCGGAGGTGGACGGCCGGGTCGTCGGGTGGGGCGCGGCCGGCATCAACACCTGGACCAGTGACGCCGGGCAGGCCTGGCTCACCGTGTACGTCCATCCCGAGCACCGGCTCCGCGGCATCGGCGGAGCGCTGGTCGGCCAGTTGCACGAGCACCTGGGCGAGGTCGGCGCGGTGCGGGTGCGGACCTTCGCGACGCCGGCCGGCCTCGACTTCGCCAAGCGACGCGGGTACGACGGCTCGCGGCTGATGCACTACGCGGGGCTCGACCCACGGGTGCTGCCGGAGCAGCCGCCGACGCCGGAGGGCATCCGGCTGGTCGGCTTCGACGAGGTCGAGCCGCGGCAGGCGTACACCGCGGACACCATCGCGTCGCTCGACGAGCCGGGCGACTCGCCGCTCGACGCGATCGACTACGACGAGTGGCTCCGGGAGATCTGGCAGGGGCCCGCGCTGGACAAGGCGCTGTCGGTCGCGGCGATGGCCGGCGACGAGATGGTGGCGTTCACCGCCGTGGAGACCGACGGGGACCGGGCCTGGGCGGGCATGACCGGGACCGTTCCGGCGTACCGGGGCCGGGGGCTGGCCAAGCTGGTGAAGTCGGTCGCGCTGCGCCGGGCGGCCGCCGCCGGGGTGACCGGGGCGTTCACCTCCAACGACGACGAGAACGGTCCGATGCTTGCCGTCAACAACTGGCTCGGCTACCGCCGGGTGGAGACCCAGACCGGTTTGCTGCGCACGCTGTGA
- a CDS encoding ABC transporter ATP-binding protein translates to MPVIATTALTKRYPRVTALDELTVEVGTGVTGLVGANGAGKSTLLKILLGLIAPTAGSAIVLGHDVVTGGEAVRALVGYMPEHDCLPPDVSATEFVVHLAQMSGLPATAARERAADVLRHVGLDEARYRPMGGYSTGMKQRVKLAQALTHDPQLVLLDEPTNGLDPAGRDEMLALVRRIGTEFGIPVLITSHLLGELESVCDHIIVLDGGRLLRSESKAALTGETGVLTIEVRELDGRDRLRDALSRAGARVRTDGPLVLVEISGEQTYDLVRDAIAELALGLVRVEPHRHRLEEVFSV, encoded by the coding sequence GTGCCCGTGATCGCGACCACCGCGCTGACCAAGCGCTACCCCCGGGTGACGGCACTGGACGAGCTGACGGTCGAGGTGGGGACCGGCGTGACCGGGCTGGTCGGAGCCAACGGCGCCGGCAAGTCGACCCTGCTGAAGATCCTGCTCGGACTGATCGCCCCGACCGCCGGAAGTGCCATCGTGCTGGGACACGACGTGGTCACCGGCGGCGAGGCGGTCCGGGCGCTGGTCGGCTACATGCCCGAGCACGACTGCCTGCCGCCCGACGTGTCGGCGACCGAGTTCGTCGTGCACCTGGCCCAGATGTCCGGCCTGCCGGCGACCGCCGCCCGCGAGCGCGCGGCCGACGTGCTGCGGCACGTCGGCCTGGACGAGGCCCGCTACCGCCCGATGGGCGGCTACTCCACCGGCATGAAGCAGCGGGTCAAGCTCGCGCAGGCACTGACCCACGACCCGCAGCTGGTGCTGCTCGACGAACCGACCAACGGCCTCGACCCGGCCGGCCGCGACGAGATGCTCGCGCTGGTCCGCCGGATCGGCACCGAGTTCGGCATCCCGGTGCTGATCACCTCGCACCTGCTCGGCGAGCTGGAGAGTGTGTGCGACCACATCATCGTGCTGGACGGCGGCCGGCTGCTGCGGTCGGAGTCCAAGGCGGCACTGACCGGTGAGACCGGTGTGCTCACGATCGAGGTGCGCGAGCTCGACGGCCGCGACCGGTTGCGCGACGCGTTGTCCCGCGCCGGGGCCCGGGTCCGCACCGACGGCCCGCTGGTGCTGGTCGAGATCAGCGGCGAGCAGACCTACGACCTGGTCCGCGACGCGATCGCCGAGCTGGCCCTCGGCCTGGTCCGGGTCGAGCCGCACCGGCACCGGCTGGAAGAGGTGTTCAGTGTCTGA
- a CDS encoding ABC transporter ATP-binding protein produces the protein MSVVRIDKVSRWYGNVVAVNDVTMTIGPGVTGLLGPNGAGKSTLITMMAGFLPPSVGAVTLDGVPVWRNHSVYAQIGLVPETEAVYDSLTGAAFVRANAELQGLPSPGAAADAAIEVVAMQDAAGRRIATYSKGMKQRIKMAAALVHEPSLLLLDEPFNGMDPRQRLHLMDLLRKMGAEGRTVLFSSHILEEVQQVATHIEVVVSGRHAASGDYRAIRTLMTDRPMLYRLRTSDDRRLAAALIGDPCTSGADLDVSALQVRVVDFERFSKLVPALARDLGIRLLEVAPTDESLESVFSYLVGRR, from the coding sequence ATGAGCGTCGTACGGATCGACAAGGTCTCCCGCTGGTACGGCAACGTCGTCGCGGTGAACGACGTGACGATGACGATCGGCCCCGGGGTGACCGGGCTGCTCGGCCCGAACGGCGCCGGCAAGTCGACGCTGATCACGATGATGGCCGGCTTCCTGCCGCCGTCGGTCGGGGCGGTCACGCTGGACGGCGTACCGGTGTGGCGGAACCACAGCGTCTACGCGCAGATCGGCCTGGTGCCGGAGACCGAGGCGGTCTACGACTCGCTGACCGGCGCTGCCTTCGTCCGGGCCAACGCCGAGCTCCAGGGGCTGCCGTCGCCGGGCGCCGCCGCCGACGCCGCGATCGAGGTGGTCGCGATGCAGGACGCCGCCGGCCGCCGCATCGCGACGTACTCGAAGGGCATGAAGCAGCGGATCAAGATGGCCGCCGCGCTGGTGCACGAGCCGTCGCTGCTGCTGCTGGACGAGCCGTTCAACGGCATGGACCCACGGCAGCGGCTGCACCTGATGGACCTGCTGCGCAAGATGGGCGCCGAGGGCCGCACCGTGCTGTTCAGCTCGCACATCCTGGAGGAGGTGCAGCAGGTCGCGACCCACATCGAGGTGGTGGTGTCGGGCCGGCACGCCGCCTCCGGCGACTACCGCGCGATCCGCACGCTGATGACGGACCGCCCGATGCTGTACCGGTTGCGCACCAGCGACGACCGCCGGCTCGCCGCCGCCCTGATCGGCGACCCCTGTACGTCGGGCGCCGACCTCGACGTGTCCGCGCTGCAGGTGCGGGTGGTCGACTTCGAGCGGTTCAGCAAGCTGGTCCCCGCACTGGCCCGCGATCTCGGCATCCGGCTGCTCGAGGTCGCACCGACCGACGAGTCGCTCGAGAGCGTGTTCTCCTACCTGGTCGGGAGGCGCTGA
- a CDS encoding helix-turn-helix transcriptional regulator produces MRADRLLQIILLLQRHPRLSARELAERLEVSTRTVMRDMEALSAAGVPVYTERGRNGGCVLLPGYRADVSGLTPREAQALFAWSGRASLSEELGLRDALQSAMGKLSASLPVQLQDDADALSGAILVDRRRWFAAAEEIEALPVLRRAVVSRRRVRLRYASASAGRAQRRTVDPWGLVEQAGRWYLVAAHRGVARMYRVSRVEAAEVLEQAAERPADLDLQAEWERLRSGLEAMKPPGVDVVVRVRPELVAVVRRIASPMLERGEGVRDVAAGGRQAGREGWPQLGMRFRVRQAACAVLLGFGADVEVLEPVDLRGELLGLARAAVGTYGAGG; encoded by the coding sequence GTGAGAGCCGACAGATTGCTGCAGATCATCCTGCTGCTGCAGCGGCATCCGCGGTTGAGTGCGCGGGAGCTGGCCGAGCGGCTCGAGGTGTCGACGCGCACGGTCATGCGCGACATGGAGGCGCTGTCGGCGGCCGGTGTGCCGGTCTACACCGAGCGCGGGCGCAACGGCGGGTGCGTGCTGCTGCCGGGATACCGGGCGGACGTGAGCGGGCTGACGCCGCGGGAGGCGCAGGCGTTGTTCGCCTGGTCGGGCCGGGCGTCGTTGTCCGAGGAGCTCGGGCTGCGGGACGCGTTGCAGTCGGCGATGGGGAAGTTGTCGGCGTCGCTGCCGGTGCAGTTGCAGGACGATGCCGACGCGTTGTCGGGAGCGATCCTGGTGGATCGGCGGCGGTGGTTCGCGGCGGCGGAGGAGATCGAGGCGTTGCCAGTCCTGCGACGGGCGGTGGTGAGCCGTCGGCGGGTCCGGTTGCGCTACGCGTCGGCCTCGGCCGGGCGGGCGCAGCGTCGTACGGTCGATCCGTGGGGACTGGTGGAGCAGGCGGGGCGGTGGTACCTGGTTGCGGCGCATCGTGGGGTGGCCCGGATGTACCGGGTGTCGCGGGTCGAGGCGGCGGAGGTGCTCGAGCAGGCGGCTGAGCGGCCGGCCGACCTGGATCTGCAGGCGGAGTGGGAGCGGCTGCGCTCGGGGCTGGAGGCGATGAAGCCGCCGGGGGTCGACGTGGTGGTGCGGGTGCGGCCGGAGCTGGTGGCGGTGGTGCGGCGGATCGCCTCGCCGATGCTGGAGCGAGGGGAGGGGGTCCGGGATGTGGCGGCCGGCGGGCGGCAGGCCGGGCGGGAGGGGTGGCCGCAGCTGGGAATGAGGTTCCGGGTGCGGCAGGCGGCTTGTGCGGTGCTGCTGGGGTTCGGGGCGGATGTGGAGGTGCTGGAGCCGGTGGACTTGCGGGGGGAGCTGCTTGGGTTGGCGAGGGCTGCGGTGGGGACGTATGGCGCGGGTGGCTGA
- a CDS encoding ABC transporter permease subunit: MSDQLPEQQPRSGVIHDIGYRHYDGPRLGRFAIFQALLVSSLRHAYGIGRSGKSKVMPILLLAVMVVPVVVIVGIQNVMKFDEPPIVPIDYVFILQPVIALYLASQAPQLFSRDLRYRSIVLYLARPPRRTDYALAKLSALVLALMILIGLPLFILYAGALLARYDVGAMTREFATGLGGAFLLSVLLAAIGGLIAAATPRRGFAVAAIIAVLIVSFTAVITTTAILSPEGDLTEPAARYANLGSPFTLADVLTRFVLRVHSEGNWVATTQQGLVFAAVYLLLVGLCVWGVNARYAKVARG; this comes from the coding sequence GTGTCTGACCAGCTTCCGGAGCAGCAGCCCCGCTCCGGTGTCATCCACGACATCGGCTACCGGCACTACGACGGCCCTCGGCTCGGCCGGTTCGCGATCTTCCAGGCGCTGCTGGTGTCCAGCCTGCGGCACGCCTACGGGATCGGCCGGTCGGGCAAGTCGAAGGTGATGCCGATCCTGCTGCTCGCGGTGATGGTGGTCCCGGTCGTGGTCATCGTCGGGATCCAGAACGTGATGAAGTTCGACGAACCGCCGATCGTGCCGATCGACTACGTCTTCATCCTGCAGCCGGTGATCGCGCTCTACCTGGCCTCGCAGGCGCCGCAGCTGTTCTCCCGGGACCTGCGCTACCGCTCGATCGTGCTGTACCTGGCCCGGCCGCCCCGGCGTACGGACTACGCGTTGGCGAAGCTGTCCGCGCTCGTGCTGGCGCTGATGATCCTGATCGGGCTGCCGCTGTTCATCCTGTACGCCGGTGCGCTGCTGGCCAGGTACGACGTCGGTGCGATGACCAGGGAGTTCGCGACCGGCCTCGGCGGCGCCTTCCTGCTGTCGGTCCTGCTGGCCGCGATCGGCGGGCTGATCGCGGCCGCGACGCCGCGGCGCGGATTCGCCGTCGCCGCGATCATCGCCGTGCTGATCGTCTCGTTCACCGCGGTGATCACCACCACGGCGATCCTGTCCCCCGAGGGCGACCTGACCGAGCCGGCCGCGCGGTACGCGAACCTCGGCTCGCCGTTCACGCTCGCGGACGTGCTGACCCGGTTCGTGCTCCGCGTCCACAGCGAGGGCAACTGGGTGGCCACCACCCAGCAGGGACTGGTGTTCGCCGCGGTCTACCTGCTGCTGGTCGGTCTCTGCGTGTGGGGCGTCAACGCCCGCTACGCCAAGGTGGCCCGCGGATGA